From the genome of Thermoflexus hugenholtzii, one region includes:
- a CDS encoding DUF4340 domain-containing protein: MKRWGTLGLVVAFLILALFVYLEPRITARPTPTPAGASRNLLEVSSAAIQRIRVIDHAAGREAEVERDASGQWFMIAPTRHLVRQDALDTLAGGLATLFVQQVISDVTDLSAYGLVTPTYTIGISATDRVFTLTVGTATPIGGGYYVRREGDPAVYVVGTFAIDEARKLITEPPLATPTPTPTVTPTPTATPTPTPGPSPTPGVTPTP, translated from the coding sequence ATGAAGCGCTGGGGGACGCTGGGCCTGGTGGTCGCTTTCCTGATCCTGGCCCTCTTTGTATACTTGGAGCCGAGGATCACGGCTCGTCCCACGCCGACGCCGGCGGGCGCATCCCGCAACCTCCTGGAGGTGAGCAGCGCCGCCATCCAGCGCATCCGGGTCATCGACCACGCCGCCGGGCGGGAGGCGGAGGTGGAGCGGGATGCCAGCGGACAGTGGTTCATGATCGCGCCCACCCGCCATCTGGTGCGCCAGGATGCCCTGGACACCCTGGCCGGAGGGCTGGCGACGCTCTTCGTTCAGCAGGTGATTTCCGACGTCACGGATCTCTCCGCCTATGGGCTGGTGACGCCGACTTACACGATTGGGATCAGCGCCACGGATCGGGTGTTCACGCTGACGGTGGGGACGGCGACGCCGATCGGGGGTGGCTATTACGTGCGCCGGGAGGGGGATCCGGCGGTGTATGTGGTGGGGACCTTCGCCATCGATGAGGCCCGGAAGCTGATCACGGAGCCGCCGCTGGCGACGCCCACGCCCACGCCGACGGTGACCCCTACGCCGACGGCCACGCCCACTCCCACGCCCGGCCCTTCGCCCACCCCGGGTGTGACTCCGACACCCTGA